Proteins encoded within one genomic window of Hermetia illucens chromosome 2, iHerIll2.2.curated.20191125, whole genome shotgun sequence:
- the LOC119648765 gene encoding U3 small nucleolar ribonucleoprotein protein IMP3 translates to MVRKLKFHEQKLLKKVDFITWKADDSAQENKVLRKYHIRKREDYTKYNKLSRQVRELAQKISELDPKDHFRTEASAQLLEKLFALGLIPTRWDLENANKVSASSFCRRRLPVVMVRQKLSQNIKQATELIEQGHVRVGPEMIKDPAFIVSRNLEDFVTWVDSSAIKKHVLEYNNIRDDFDL, encoded by the exons ATGGTCCGCAAATTGAAATTCCATGAGCAGAAGCTTCTGAAAAAAGTAGATTTCATTACCTGGAAAGCTGATGACAGTGCCCAAGAAAATAAAGTTCTCCGCAAATATCATATCCGGAAACGTGAAGACTACACCAA ATATAACAAATTATCCCGACAAGTCCGAGAGCTAGCACAGAAGATCAGCGAGTTAGATCCCAAAGATCATTTCCGAACGGAAGCCAGTGCCCAACTACTGGAGAAATTATTCGCTTTAGGCTTAATACCTACTAGGTGGGATCTGGAGAATGCCAACAAAGTTTCGGCGAGTTCCTTCTGCCGGAGGAGGTTACCTGTTGTGATGGTTAGAC AAAAATTGTCACAAAATATCAAACAGGCAACAGAGCTGATAGAGCAAGGGCACGTCAGAGTGGGCCCCGAAATGATTAAAGATCCCGCATTCATTGTTTCACGGAACCTAGAAGATTTCGTGACATGGGTTGACAGTTCAGCGATTAAGAAACACGTATTAGAATATAATAACATAAGAGACGATTTTGATTTATAA